A single window of Larimichthys crocea isolate SSNF chromosome XII, L_crocea_2.0, whole genome shotgun sequence DNA harbors:
- the LOC104927431 gene encoding myocilin, whose amino-acid sequence MWLQVLYLCLSCLTLCQSQAQLRASLNRSNDQAGRCHYTFTVASPVESSCSGSSMKPEMDGVLSRLTLLEALVSRLIAGVDGDVGTRAGENGEEGLQKAYSQVTGERNQLQQDKEHLNKQVQELQRRLDELSEEAESLRQKPCQQTHTSQHENRPASDPAYDSGNASYQEMKAEVTEVPASQLIPEVNHNFTGCGELQSVGDPVLHRKADSITGKYGVWLQDPEPLGTLYTNKTVWRIDTVGKDVRQLFAYDDMEQFSKGFPMKVLVLPESVESTGAAVYRGSLYYQRRRSRTLIRYDLASETLASRLDLPHAGFHGQHPYSWGGYTDIDLAVDEQGLWAIYSTSKAKGAIVISQLDPESLEVKKSWETNIRKNTVANAFMVCGRLYTVASYTAPDTTINFVYDTATNAGRAVAVPFKNKYRYNSMVDYNHAQRKLYAWDNFHMVTYDVRLGRASHGSS is encoded by the exons ATGTGGCTCCAGGTGTTGTACTTGTGCCTGTCCTGTTTAACTCTCTGCCAAAGCCAGGCTCAACTCCGAGCCTCCCTCAACCGCTCCAATGACCAAGCTGGACGCTGCCACTACACCTTCACCGTGGCCAGTCCAGTGGAGTCTAGCTGCTCTGGAAGCAGCATGAAACCAGAGATGGATGGAGTCCTGTCCCGACTCACTCTGCTGGAGGCTTTGGTCAGCCGTCTCATAGCAGGAGTGGATGGAGATGTTGGCACCAGGGCTGGGGAAAACGGTGAAGAGGGTCTCCAGAAAGCTTACTCCCAGGTCACAGGGGAAAGaaatcagctgcagcaggacaAAGAGCATCTAAACAAGCAGGTccaggagctgcagaggaggcTGGACGAGCTGAGTGAGGAGGCAGAGAGCCTGAGGCAGAAGCCCtgccagcagacacacacttcacagcacGAAAACAGACCTGCCAGTG ACCCTGCATATGATTCTGGGAATGCTTCGTACCAGGAGATGAAGGCTGAGGTTACAGAGGTTCCAGCGTCTCAACTCATTCCCGAAGTAAATCACAACTTCACAG GCTGTGGAGAGCTGCAGTCAGTGGGAGATCCTGTGTTGCACAGAAAGGCTGACAGCATCACAGGGAAGTATGGAGTGTGGTTGCAGGATCCCGAGCCTCTGGGCACTCTTTACACCAACAAGACTGTGTGGCGTATCGACACGGTGGGTAAAGATGTCCGTCAGCTTTTTGCATATGACGACATGGAACAGTTCTCCAAAGGATTCCCTATGAAGGTCCTGGTCCTGCCAGAGTCTGTGGAGAGCACTGGGGCAGCCGTGTACCGTGGCTCCCTCTACTACCAGCGCAGGCGCAGTCGTACCCTGATCCGTTATGACCTGGCCTCTGAGACTCTGGCATCACGCCTGGACCTGCCTCACGCTGGCTTCCATGGCCAGCATCCTTACTCCTGGGGCGGGTACACTGACATCGACCTGGCAGTGGATGAACAGGGTCTGTGGGCTATCTATAGCACAAGCAAGGCAAAGGGTGCAATAGTGATCTCCCAGCTGGACCCCGAGAGCCTGGAGGTGAAGAAGAGCTGGGAGACTAACATCAGGAAGAACACAGTGGCCAATGCTTTCATGGTATGCGGACGTCTGTACACGGTGGCCAGCTACACTGCGCCCGACACCACCATCAACTTTGTGTACGACACAGCCACCAACGCAGGGCGGGCTGTTGCTGTGCCCTTCAAGAACAAGTACCGTTACAACAGCATGGTGGACTACAACCACGCCCAGAGGAAGCTGTACGCTTGGGATAACTTCCACATGGTCACCTATGACGTCAGGCTGGGCAGGGCCAGCCATGGCAGCAGCTAA